A portion of the Punica granatum isolate Tunisia-2019 chromosome 7, ASM765513v2, whole genome shotgun sequence genome contains these proteins:
- the LOC116212751 gene encoding LYR motif-containing protein 4 isoform X1, with translation MASAAAKAPSRSEVFSLFRSLLRTARDFSDYNMREYMKRRTIDAFRSNGGLSDPQSVSAAYADGKLQLEVAKRQAIVYSLYAPKVKSVMELKRLKSSFLFME, from the exons ATGGCGTCCGCGGCGGCGAAGGCTCCGTCGAGGTCGGAGGTGTTCTCCCTCTTCCGCTCTCTCCTGCGCACCGCCCGTGATTTCTCTGACTACAACATGAGGGAGTACATGAAGCGGCGGACCATCGACGCATTCCGCAGCAACGGGGGCCTCTCCGACCCGCAGTCGGTCTCGGCGGCCTACGCCGATGGGAAGTTGCAGCTGGAGGTGGCAAAGAGGCAGGCCATCGTCTACTCCCTCTACGCCCCGAAGGTCAAGAGCGTGATGGAGCTGAAGCGGCTGAAATC GTCATTCTTATTCATGGAGTAG